GTGCGACTCATCCCTGAAGTATAATGTCGAACGCCGCGCCTTTCTCGGACGGCGCGAGCACGAGTCGACCGCCGTGATTCTCTTCCACGATGCGCTTGGCGAGCGAGAGTCCAATCCCCCACCCCGACTGCTTGGTGGAATAGCCCGGCTCGAAGATGCGCGCGCGCAGCTCGCGCGGCACGCCGGGACCATCGTCGGCCACGCGCACACGCACACGGTCGGGATCGAGCCGCTTCGTGGTCATGTACAGTCGGCCGCCGCGGCCCGCGAGCGCATCGAGTCCGTTCTTGACGAGCACTTCGAGCGCCCATTCGAGCAGCACCTCATCTCCTTCGATCACGATCGGCTCGTTCGCGCGCGACGCCACGAGCGTGACCGCGTGGGCGAGCGTCGGCACGCGCGCCTGGAAATACGCGCCGACGCGCACCACCAGGTCGCCGAGGTCGAGCTTGTCGCGGCGCGGCGGCCGGCCGATGCGCTCGAAGCGATGCGACACGCGCTCGAGCCGCTCCAGGTCCGCCTCCATGTGCCGCGCCGCCGATGCCGAGACCTCATCGTCCGCATGATCGCGCAACAGCTCGATCCATCCGCTCAAGCTCGAGAGCGGCGTCGCCAACTGGTGCGCCGATTCGCGCGCCATGCCCGCCCACACGCGTTCGCGGTCGGCGCGGCTTCGCGTGCGAATCACGTACACGATCGCGGCTCCCGTTAGGACGAGCAGCGATGCCAGCAAGAGCGGAATGAAGCGCAGGCTCGTGATGAGCACGCTGTCGCCGAAGTGCACCTTGCCGATGCCGGGCTCGATTACGGGGGCGTTCTGTTTGTCGAGCGATGCGACGTAGGTGCGCACCCGCGGATCGGTGAGCGGCGCCGAAAACGGTAGATTCACCGCCGCCGTGGGCATTCCCGCCGTATCGGTGATGACGACCGGCACGCCCAGCTCGTTGATCTGCTGCGACAGCGCGAGCAACGCGGTGTTGCCCGATTCTTCGGTCGGATCGGTGAGCGCTTGATACACTCGCGCGTACATCGCGCCGTAGCGTCCGGCGTCGCGCCGGAGCTCGCGGACGACGCGCCGCGAGTACACGGTGTACGCGCTGAGAAGGACGGCGAGCAGTCCTCCGAGCACGACGACCGTCGCGCTGCGCCGCATGGGCGTTAGCCGAGCGTGTCCGCGCCCAGGTAGGGACGCAGCGCTTCCGGCACGGCGACGGTGCCGTCGGCGCGCTGATGGTGCTCGAGCAACGCCACGATCGTGCGCGGAAAGGCGAGCCCCGATCCGTTGAGCGTGTGCACGAAGCGCGGCTTCTCACCGGGGCCGGGACGGTAGCGAATGTTCGCGCGCCGCGCTTGAAAGTCCGTGAACGTGGAACACGAGGACACCTCGAGCCACGCGCCGACGCCGGGTGCGAACACCTCGAGGTCGTACGTCTTGGCGCTCGAGAATCCGGTATCGCCGGCGGCGAGAATCTTCACGCGATACGGCAGCTCGAGTTTTCTGAGCGCCGTTTCGGCGTGCGACGTGAGCAGCTCGAGCTGCGCGTCCGAGTCCTCCGGCCTCACGTACCGCACGAGCTCGACCTTGTCGAACTGGTGCACCCGGATCAGGCCGCGCGTGTCTTTGCCGTGGGCGCCAGCCTCGCGGCGGAAGCATTGCGAGTACGCGGTGAGCGCCATGGGCAGGTCGCCGGCATCCAGCACTTCGTCGCGATAGAGGTTGGTGACCGGAACTTCGGCGGTCGGAATGAGAAAGAAGTCGTCGCTGGTGACGTACGCATCCTCCTCGAATTTGGGCAGCTGGCCGGTGCCGGTCATCGAGCGGCGGTTGACCAGCGTGGGCACCCACACTTCCTCGTAGCCGTGTTGGCGCGTGGCGAGGTCGAGGAAGAACGCGAGGAGCGCGCGCACGAGCCGCGCGCCGCCGCGGCGAAAGACGATGAAGCCCGAGCCGGCGATCTTGGCGCCGCGCGGCAGATCCAGGATGCCTAACTGCTCGCCGACTTCCCAGTGCGGCCGGACGCCATCGTGCGACCGCGGCTCGCCCCACGTGCGGAGGACGCGGTTGGCCTCCTCGCCGCCCTCCGGCACGTCGCCTAACGGAATGTTCGGCAGCTCGTATTGCAGCCGCTCGAGCTCGGCGAACTGCGCGTCGTAAGCGTGCTGGAGGGCGGCGATCTCATCGCCTAACGCGCGGGTGCGGGCGATGACCTCCGACGCATCCTCGCCCGCCTTCTTGCGCCGGGCCACGTCCTGGCTGGCCGCGTTGCGCGCCGCCTGCTTCTCCTCGATCTGCCCGAGCAAGGCGCGCCGCTCGCGGTCGAGCGCTTCGGCCCGGTCGATCACGGGCCCAAGCATCTCGAGCTTCCCGCGACGGCGCATCCCGTCGCGAAGCGCCGCGATGTTCTCGCGCAGGAGCTTCAGGTCGTGCACGTCAGAATGTGGGGAGGCCTTCCTTGAACGATCGGAATCCGCAATTCGGGTCCACCACGATGCGGAAATAAATCGTGTTGCCCGCCGGATTCGTGAGCTCGTTGAACGGCGTGTAGTTGATGCTGTCGATGACGATCTTGGAATAAATGAACGTCTGCGACGTCACCAGTTGGACCGCGCACGCGCTCGACGCGGCCTGAACGACCAGGATCGTACCAACCTTGAGCGGCACGACCGTGCTGTCGTTGTAGGTCACGTTGGGCGCGAACGTGATCGCATCGAACGCCTGCGTGGAATCGACGATGAAGCCCGCGTTGCCGAACGACGCCACCGCGCGCGGCGGCTCGGCGTACGCCTGCGGATTCCCGAGGCTGTCCGGCCGAATGTCGAACACGATGTCGTAGTGCGTCGTCGGGCTCGTCGTGACGAGCTGGGGTCCGAACGTGTTGAGTGCGGTGGGCGCGTTGGTCGGCGCCTGCGTCAACCCGTACACGGCCAGCGTGTCGGCGATGACGTCAACCGTGGCGTGTACGGCGAACGGATTGCCGCACGCCGACGTCGCGAGCACGGCAAGAGCGCCAAAGGTCAAGACCAGCGATCTGGCCGGCATGTGGCTGTGCAATGGTGAACTAAGCATCGTGGTGGATGGCGGAACGATACCGACGCGGCGGTGCGGTTTCAAGTTATTCTCCGTGCTTGACTTCACATACATCCGGGTCTAGCTTCGCAGCACTCGAAGCCGGAGTGATGATGCCTACGATTCGCGATTTGGTGGCCGCACTGCGCCAACGCGATGGTGTCGAGGCAGCCGTTGTGTTGGGTCGCGACGGTTTGCTCATCGACAGCCAAACGGAGCCAACCGTGGACGCGGAGCGCGTCGCGGCGCTGATCCCGTCCATCGTCGCCGCTGCCGACGAATACGGCTCGCACGACGAACGCGGCTCGCTCACCACTGCCGTGCTCGAGTTCGCGCAAGGCATCGCGATCATCTCGGTGCTCAACAACGACGCCATTCTGGTCGTCCTCGCCAAGGCCACGGCGAACCTGGCGCCCCTGTTGTTCGAACTGCGGCGCAACCGCGAGAACATCGCCGCGCTTGTCTGAGATGCCCGTCGAAGCCGAGCGGCTTCACGTGTTGGTGGCGGACGACGAGCCGCACATCGGCCGCATCATCAAGATGAAGCTCGAGCAGGGGCCGTTTGCCGTCACGCTCGCGTACGACGGACGCGAAGCCTTGGATGCGCTCGCCCAGGACAGCGACGTCGCACTCGTGATGCTCGATCTCATGATGCCGCATCTGTCCGGACTCGATGTGCTGGCGCGCATGCGCTCGGATACGCGCTGGCAGCGCCTGCCGTGCATCATCCTCACCGCGGCCGGCCAGGAACAACATCACAGAGAAGCAATGGCCCTCGGCGCGAGTGAGTTCCTCACGAAGCCGTTCAGCCCCAAAAAGTTGTATGCACGCGCCGCGGATCTGCTCGGCGTGGGAGACGACGTCGAGCCTTCCGGAGAGCTGAGGACGCCCGAGTCGTGAGCCGTTGGGCCGTCATTCTGGCCGGGGGCTCGGGCACGCGATTCTGGCCGCTCAGCACGCCCGAGCGACCCAAGCAGTTGCTCCCGCTCGCGACGAGCGAACCGCTGCTGGTCGATGCGATCCGCCGGTTAGGCCCGCTCGTGCCGGGGGAACGCACGCTCATCATCACATCGGCCGCGCTGGCCGACGCCGTTCATGCGGTGGTGCCTGCCCTGCCCCGCGCGAACATCGTGGGAGAGCCGCGCGCCGCGGGCACGGGGCCGGCGCTCGCGTGGGCTGCGGCGGACATCGCGCGACGCGACGCCGACGATCCGGTGATGATCTGCGTCCACGCCGACTGGTCCATTCGCAACGACGACGGATTTCGCGAGACGCTGTCGCGCGCGGCGGCGGTCGCCGAACGCCACGGTGCGTTAGTCACCGTCGGCATCGTGCCCGAGCGGCCCGATCCGGGGTTCGGATACATTCAGCCCGGCGAGCACGTCACGGGCGCGCGGCGCGTCGCGCGATTCGCCGAGAAGCCCGATCGGGCGACAGCCGAGCGGATGATGTCCGAGGGCTATCTCTGGAACTCCGGCATCTTCGTGTGGCGCGCGCAGGATTTTCTGGCCGAGATCGCCTCCCACACGCCGGAGATGTCGTCCGCGTTGCGACACGCGTCCGCGGGCGACATGAATGCCTTTTATTCCGCGGTCACACCGGTGACGGTGGACGAAGGCGTGCTCGAGCGCAGCCGCAACGTGCTGGTGATCCCCGGCGAATTCGGATGGGACGATGTCGGCACCTGGGCGGCGCTCCGGCGCGTGCACGAGCGCGACGCTGCGGGCAATGCAGTGAGCGGCGATGTGCACCTCGTGCGGGCGCGGGACTGCGTCGCCTACGCCGAAGAGCAAACCGTGGTGCTGTATGGAGTGGCGGACCTCGTGGTCGTGGCGCGCGACGGTCTCACGGTCGTGACCACCACCGACGGCGCGGCCGACCTCAAGTCCCTCATCGACGCGTTGCCGGCGCACGTGCGGGACCGCCGGTGACCGCCTTCTACCTGTACGACGACGCCCAGGCGCGCGCCATCGCGCCGTTCGCGCTCACCCGTCCGTTAGGCGAAATGCGCGCCGGCGCGGAGCTGGTGCGCCGCCGCTGGGAGCTGGCGTTCGGCACCTCCGCGGCGGGCGCCGTCGTCGCGCCCCACCTCGACGCCTTCGACGAACCCGGTGCGCCGGCCGCCGCCACCGGCGTCCTGCCGGCGCGGGCGGTGCTGGTGAACAGCCGCTGCGTCACTCCGTTAGGCTGGAAGGCGCGCGACGCCGATGTCTGGACCTGCGCCGGGGCGATCGCCGCCGTCCGGCTGGCGCGCGACACGCCGGTCTCCGAGCTCGATCGCGGCGAGGCGCCGCTGGAATCGTTGGGCGCCGCCGGATCGCGCGTCGAACCCGTCGCGGGCCGATGGATCACGGCGGTGTGGAGCTTCATTGCCGACCTCGTCGCCCAGCTCGCAGAGGACATCGCGGTGCTCGGTCCGCTCGCCGCGAGCGCCGAGCCCGCCGGCGCGATCGTCATCGGCGCGCGGCCGATTTACGTCGAGCCGGAGGCCGTCATCGAGCCGGGCGTGGTCTTCGATGTGAGCGCCGGACCGGTGCTCGTGCGGCGCGGCGCAATCGTGCGCGCGTTCACGCGCCTCGTCGGGCCCTGCGTGGTCGGCGCCGGCGCTACCGTGCTCGG
Above is a window of Gemmatimonadaceae bacterium DNA encoding:
- a CDS encoding HAMP domain-containing sensor histidine kinase, which codes for MRRSATVVVLGGLLAVLLSAYTVYSRRVVRELRRDAGRYGAMYARVYQALTDPTEESGNTALLALSQQINELGVPVVITDTAGMPTAAVNLPFSAPLTDPRVRTYVASLDKQNAPVIEPGIGKVHFGDSVLITSLRFIPLLLASLLVLTGAAIVYVIRTRSRADRERVWAGMARESAHQLATPLSSLSGWIELLRDHADDEVSASAARHMEADLERLERVSHRFERIGRPPRRDKLDLGDLVVRVGAYFQARVPTLAHAVTLVASRANEPIVIEGDEVLLEWALEVLVKNGLDALAGRGGRLYMTTKRLDPDRVRVRVADDGPGVPRELRARIFEPGYSTKQSGWGIGLSLAKRIVEENHGGRLVLAPSEKGAAFDIILQG
- the serS gene encoding serine--tRNA ligase, yielding MHDLKLLRENIAALRDGMRRRGKLEMLGPVIDRAEALDRERRALLGQIEEKQAARNAASQDVARRKKAGEDASEVIARTRALGDEIAALQHAYDAQFAELERLQYELPNIPLGDVPEGGEEANRVLRTWGEPRSHDGVRPHWEVGEQLGILDLPRGAKIAGSGFIVFRRGGARLVRALLAFFLDLATRQHGYEEVWVPTLVNRRSMTGTGQLPKFEEDAYVTSDDFFLIPTAEVPVTNLYRDEVLDAGDLPMALTAYSQCFRREAGAHGKDTRGLIRVHQFDKVELVRYVRPEDSDAQLELLTSHAETALRKLELPYRVKILAAGDTGFSSAKTYDLEVFAPGVGAWLEVSSCSTFTDFQARRANIRYRPGPGEKPRFVHTLNGSGLAFPRTIVALLEHHQRADGTVAVPEALRPYLGADTLG
- a CDS encoding roadblock/LC7 domain-containing protein; its protein translation is MPTIRDLVAALRQRDGVEAAVVLGRDGLLIDSQTEPTVDAERVAALIPSIVAAADEYGSHDERGSLTTAVLEFAQGIAIISVLNNDAILVVLAKATANLAPLLFELRRNRENIAALV
- a CDS encoding response regulator transcription factor, encoding MPVEAERLHVLVADDEPHIGRIIKMKLEQGPFAVTLAYDGREALDALAQDSDVALVMLDLMMPHLSGLDVLARMRSDTRWQRLPCIILTAAGQEQHHREAMALGASEFLTKPFSPKKLYARAADLLGVGDDVEPSGELRTPES
- a CDS encoding sugar phosphate nucleotidyltransferase gives rise to the protein MSRWAVILAGGSGTRFWPLSTPERPKQLLPLATSEPLLVDAIRRLGPLVPGERTLIITSAALADAVHAVVPALPRANIVGEPRAAGTGPALAWAAADIARRDADDPVMICVHADWSIRNDDGFRETLSRAAAVAERHGALVTVGIVPERPDPGFGYIQPGEHVTGARRVARFAEKPDRATAERMMSEGYLWNSGIFVWRAQDFLAEIASHTPEMSSALRHASAGDMNAFYSAVTPVTVDEGVLERSRNVLVIPGEFGWDDVGTWAALRRVHERDAAGNAVSGDVHLVRARDCVAYAEEQTVVLYGVADLVVVARDGLTVVTTTDGAADLKSLIDALPAHVRDRR
- a CDS encoding putative sugar nucleotidyl transferase, whose amino-acid sequence is MTAFYLYDDAQARAIAPFALTRPLGEMRAGAELVRRRWELAFGTSAAGAVVAPHLDAFDEPGAPAAATGVLPARAVLVNSRCVTPLGWKARDADVWTCAGAIAAVRLARDTPVSELDRGEAPLESLGAAGSRVEPVAGRWITAVWSFIADLVAQLAEDIAVLGPLAASAEPAGAIVIGARPIYVEPEAVIEPGVVFDVSAGPVLVRRGAIVRAFTRLVGPCVVGAGATVLGDRINGCAIGDGAIVRGELSETIVLGHSNKSHDGFVGHSYLGRWVNLGAGTITSNLKNTYGPVQMWTPNGVRDTGLLKLGTMFGDHVKTGIGLRLTTGTVLGAGSNVYGSTMPPKVVPAFSWGEGDALGNYRLDKFLETAERAMGRRGMSLGERGRRLFGDAYAVASGVAV